In the genome of Blastocatellia bacterium, the window CCAGGGCGCGCCCGTTGCGCACGATGATGCGCCGCACTTCGGCTTCGGTCCGGATCTCGACTCCCGCCGCGCGAGCTGCCGTTGCGATCGCTTCCGAAAGCGCCCCCATCCCGCCGCGCACGAACCCCCACAATCCGCGATGCCCGTTGACCTTCCCCATGACGTGATGCAGGAGCACATAGGCCGTTCCCGGAGTCCTCGGGCCGCCGGCCGTCCCGATGACCCCGTCCGTTGCCACCGTGACCTTCACCTCCTCGGACTCAAACCATGGTTCGAGAAAGTCGGCAGCACTTTGGGTCAGAAGCTTCAATAAGCTCACCCGTGCCGTCTCTTCCAATCGCAGAAGAGCCCATCCTAACTTCCCGAACTCCCAAAGATCGCGCGCACGCATCCGCACAAGATTCGGTGGGGGATGCCAGAGAATACGCTCCATCCAGCGAGCGAGTTGTTCCAAATACTCCTCGAAACGCGGATAGGCCTCAGCATCGCGGCGAGAGAACTTCGCGATCTCTTCGCACGTCCGCTTTTGGTCCTGCCAGAAGATGAGGAAGCGTCCGTCCGGAAAGGGTGTGAAGAAGGCCGGATCTTTCGCATAGACGTGATACCCATAACGCGGCAGGTCCAGCTCGCGAACGAGACGTTCCGGAAAGAGGCTGCACAGATAGGCGGCTGTTGAGATCCGAAAACCGGGAAAGACTTCTTCCGTCACGCTCGCTCCGCCGACGCGCGGTCGGCGTTCTAGGACGAGCACGCGCAATCCGGCCCGCGCCAGATAAGCCGCGGCTACTAAGCCGTTGTGGCCCGCGCCGACGATCACCACGTCCAAAGGATCAGGCATAGGGGAGGAACGCCGCATCTTCGCGGCACGACATCCTGAGTTTTCGATGCTCCTTCAGCATGCACCGATTCATGACGACCAGCAAACCGGCTTCTCGGGCGCGGCGCGCCGCTTCTTCATTGACGACTCCCTCCTGCATCCACACAGCCCAGGCGTTGATCCGAATTGCTTCCTCTACGATCGGGAG includes:
- a CDS encoding NAD(P)/FAD-dependent oxidoreductase; amino-acid sequence: MPDPLDVVIVGAGHNGLVAAAYLARAGLRVLVLERRPRVGGASVTEEVFPGFRISTAAYLCSLFPERLVRELDLPRYGYHVYAKDPAFFTPFPDGRFLIFWQDQKRTCEEIAKFSRRDAEAYPRFEEYLEQLARWMERILWHPPPNLVRMRARDLWEFGKLGWALLRLEETARVSLLKLLTQSAADFLEPWFESEEVKVTVATDGVIGTAGGPRTPGTAYVLLHHVMGKVNGHRGLWGFVRGGMGALSEAIATAARAAGVEIRTEAEVRRIIVRNGRALGACLADGEEIRARCILSNADPKRTFLTLVGESELDPEFVRQVRAIRTSGYAMKINLALDGLPSFKAQPGTHLMPHHKTTIHICPDMDYIERAWDEAKHGHPSSFPMLEITLPTTYDDSLAPPGKHIMGIFLQYAPYRLREGDWRALKDAYADRVMDLIEEYAPGFKDRVLDRQVLSPQDLEEEFGLTGGNIFHGDMSADQLFSFRPVPGWARYRTPIRGLYLCGAGTHPGGGVMGLPGYHAARTVLRDWRQRRV